A genomic region of Paralichthys olivaceus isolate ysfri-2021 chromosome 18, ASM2471397v2, whole genome shotgun sequence contains the following coding sequences:
- the LOC109626096 gene encoding syntaxin-2-like: MTESTESRGNMEDFFKTVGEVRSLIDKISCQAEEVQKNHGVILSSTNQDQTNKHKLELLISEIKKNANAVRAKLKSMQKTLPMEENVRRPSVIERIEKNQHSHLTRRFAEVMRGFHNSQMSFRDKCKAQIQRQLEIVDRVTTDEELEVMLRRDSLTIFISDINSNKPISSEALSEIESRHQDIVCLESSIKELHEIFTDTAILLEIQGDLINNIEKNVTSAAEYVDASKQETNKAVTYKKNPYKIASLPDFFKPFKRQTTAKTAADHNTSDLDHD, encoded by the exons ATGACAGAATCAACAGAGAGCAGAGGCAACATGGAGGATTTCTTCAAGACG gtgggggAGGTGAGAAGCCTCATTGACAAAATCTCCTGTCAAGCAGAGGAGGTGCAGAAGAACCACGGTGTCATCCTCTCCTCTACAAACCAAGACCAGA CAAACAAGCACAAGCTGGAGCTGCTGATCAGTGAGATCAAGAAGAACGCCAACGCAGTCCGAGCCAAGTTAAAAT CTATGCAGAAAACCCTGCCCATGGAGGAGAACGTTAGAAGGCCCTCTGTCATCGAGCGAATAGAAAAGAACCAG cacTCACATCTGACCCGGAGGTTTGCAGAGGTCATGCGTGGCTTCCATAACTCACAGATGTCCTTCAGAGACAAATGCAAAGCACAAATTCAGAGACAACTGGAGATCG TGGATCGAGTGACGACAGATGAGGAGCTGGAGGTGATGCTGCGTCGTGACAGTCTCACCATCTTCATATCTGAT ATCAACTCCAACAAGCCGATTTCCAGCGAGGCTCTGAGCGAGATTGAATCTCGTCATCAGGATATCGTCTGTCTTGAGTCCAGCATCAAAGAGCTGCATGAGATATTTACTGACACGGCCATACTGCTGGAAATTCAG GGGGATTTGATCAACAACATAGAAAAAAATGTGACGAGTGCTGCAGAGTACGTAGATGCATCCAAACAGGAAACCAATAAAGCCGTTACATACAAGAAGAACCCTTATAAGATAGCATCTCTACCAGACTTCTTCAAACCCTTCAAGAGGCAAACCACTGCAAAAACTGCAGCTGATCATAACACCTCAGACCTGGACCATGACTGA
- the pgam2 gene encoding phosphoglycerate mutase 2, whose product MTAVHRLVIVRHGESAWNQENRFCGWFDADLSEKGMEEAKRGALAIKDAGFKFDVCYTSVLKRAVKTLWTIMEGTDQMWLPVIRTWRLNERHYGGLTGLNKAETAEKHGEEQVKIWRRSFDIPPPPMDKDHSYHKIISESRRYKGLKPGELPLCESLKDTIARALPFWNDVIAPEIKAGKNVIIAAHGNSLRGIVKHLEGMSDAAIMELNLPTGIPIVYELDANLKPVKPMAFLGDKETVRKAMEAVAAQGKAKK is encoded by the exons ATGACTGCTGTGCATCGTTTGGTCATCGTGCGCCACGGCGAGAGCGCCTGGAACCAGGAGAACCGCTTCTGCGGCTGGTTTGATGCCGACCTCAGCGAGAAGGGTATGGAGGAGGCCAAGCGCGGTGCCCTGGCCATCAAGGATGCAGGCTTCAAGTTTGATGTGTGCTACACCTCTGTGCTGAAGCGTGCCGTCAAGACCCTGTGGACAATCATGGAGGGCACGGACCAGATGTGGCTGCCTGTGATTCGCACCTGGCGTCTGAACGAACGCCACTACGGAGGCCTCACCGGTCTCAACAAGGCTGAGACAGCTGAAAAGCACGGTGAAGAGCAGGTGAAGATCTGGCGCCGTTCCTTTGACATCCCACCTCCACCCATGGACAAAGACCACTCTTACCACAAAATCATCAGTGAG TCCCGGCGCTACAAGGGCTTGAAGCCCGGCGAGCTGCCCTTGTGCGAGTCCCTGAAGGACACCATCGCCCGTGCTCTGCCTTTCTGGAACGACGTCATCGCTCCCGAAATCAAAGCTGGGAAGAACGTTATCATCGCTGCCCATGGCAACAGTCTCCGTGGCATCGTCAAGCACTTAGAGG gTATGTCCGACGCAGCCATCATGGAGCTCAACCTGCCCACGGGAATCCCAATCGTGTACGAGCTGGATGCAAACCTGAAGCCCGTGAAGCCCATGGCTTTCCTCGGCGATAAGGAAACCGTAAGGAAGGCCATGGAGGCCGTGGCCGCTCAGGGTAAAGCCAAGAAGTAA
- the nefla gene encoding neurofilament light polypeptide codes for MSSIGYDPYYPTSSYRRWYVEAPPRVTTRGRTHSVYSSHASPLSSSRLQYSSPGRVLLSSSSMTSSLELELSQASQVSSDFRTVRTQERGQLQELNDRFAGFIERVRELEQQNRALEAELLLLRQRHSEPSRLRALYEQEARSLRAAMEEARAEQQAVLGQRERLEQTLSALQGRYEEEVLAREEAEGRLMETRREADQAALAKAELEKSIESLLQELAFLKRIHEGELAELQAQVQLGVQVAVESEAATPDLSGALKDIRSQYERLAARNMQAAEEWFRGKVGSLSETVAQHSDAVRSSKDEAGEYRRQLQARLLEIDACRGLNGSLERQLHEMEEKQSAEITAMQDTIGDLEGELRGTKQEMARYMKEYQDLLNVKMALDIEIAAYRKLLEGEESRFSGGVAGGVSSFYGHSLSAPSYARPLLSSLSSGPSYLMTSRLLSSSFSTTEGIISASHAQQAEASPPGEEEEEEEKGEEATEEEVKEEEEAEKEEEGGEEKDEEEGGEEEGDKEKEDEEEATEGGEEAKGEEEGGDEEEVTDAAEEEETNNKEDKEETEVKEEAQEEEKSDGADDKEQEAKEEVKEEKEEAEKSEEKEEKEEKSDAKKEDKAAAPKTDDKADVKKEKGEEKVAAAKSTK; via the exons ATGAGTAGCATCGGATATGACCCCTACTATCCCACCTCGTCGTACAGACGATGGTATGTCGAGGCTCCCCCTCGTGTGACTACCAGAGGGAGAACCCACTCCGTCTACTCCTCCCATGCCTCCCCGCTGTCCTCCTCCCGTTTGCAGTACTCCTCTCCCGGCCGggtgctgctctcctcctcctcaatgaCCTCGTCCCTGGAACTGGAGCTCAGCCAGGCGTCCCAGGTCAGCTCTGATTTTCGTACTGTACGCACCCAAGAGCGCGGCCAGCTGCAGGAGCTCAACGATCGCTTTGCCGGCTTCATTGAGAGAGTGCGtgagctggagcagcagaaCCGTGCtctggaggcagagctgctgctgctgaggcagAGGCACTCTGAGCCGTCCCGCCTGAGAGCGCTGTATGAGCAGGAGGCCCGCTCCTTGAGAGCCGCAATGGAAGAGGCCAGGGCAGAGCAGCAAGCTGTCCTGGGCCAGAGAGAGCGACTGGAGCAAACCCTGAGCGCCCTGCAGGGTCGATATGAGGAGGAAGTTCTGGCTCGAGAAGAGGCCGAGGGCAGACTGATGGAGACCCGTCGTGAGGCCGACCAGGCTGCTTTAGCTAAGGCTGAGCTGGAGAAGAGTATCGAatctctgctgcaggagctggcCTTCCTCAAGAGAATTCACGAAGGTGAGCTCGCCGAGCTGCAGGCCCAAGTCCAGCTGGGCGTCCAGGTGGCTGTCGAGTCTGAGGCCGCCACTCCAGATCTCTCCGGGGCTCTCAAGGATATCAGGTCCCAGTACGAGAGGCTGGCAGCGAGGAACATGCAGGCAGCTGAGGAGTGGTTCAGAGGGAAGGTAGGCTCCCTGAGTGAAACCGTGGCCCAGCACAGTGACGCTGTGAGGAGCTCCAAGGATGAAGCAGGAGAGTACCGACGCCAGCTCCAGGCCCGGCTGCTGGAGATCGATGCATGCAGAGGCCTCAACGGATCCCTGGAGAGACAGCTGcatgagatggaggagaagcagagtgCTGAGATAACTGCCATGCAG gACACCATTGGAGATTTGGAAGGCGAGCTGAGGGGCACCAAACAGGAAATGGCACGCTACATGAAGGAGTACCAGGACCTTCTGAATGTCAAGATGGCGCTAGACATTGAGATTGCTGCATACAG GAAGCTGCTGGAAGGGGAGGAGTCCCGCTTCAGTGGTGGAGTTGCCGGGGGTGTGTCCTCTTTCTACGGCCACTCTTTGTCTGCGCCCTCCTACGCCCGGCCCCTCCTCTCCAGCCTGAGCTCTGGCCCCTCCTACCTGATGACATCGCGCCTGCTCAGCTCCAGCTTCAGCACCACCGAGGGGATCATCTCCGCCAGCCACGCCCAGCAAGCTGAGGCCAGCCCACCcggcgaggaggaggaagaggaggaaaagggagaagaggcaacagaagaggaagtaaaggaggaagaggaggcagagaaggaagaagaaggaggagaggagaaagatgaggaagaaggaggagaggaggaaggagataaagagaaagaagatgaggaggaggctactgaaggaggtgaagaggcTAAGGGTGAAGAAGAAG gtggtgatgaggaggaggtgaccGACGctgctgaagaagaggagacaaacaacaaagaagacaaagaggagacTGAAGTCAAAGAAGAAGcacaagaggaggaaaaatcaGATGGAGCTGATGACAAAGAGCAGGAAGcaaaagaagaagtgaaagaagagaaggaagaagcagagaagagtgaagagaaggaagagaaggaagagaaatcGGATGCCAAGAAGGAAGACAAAGCAGCTGCTCCCAAAACAGACGACAAAGCTGACGTCAAAAAGGAGAAAGGTGAAGAAAAAGTGGCAGCAGCAAAGAGCACAAAGTAG
- the nefma gene encoding neurofilament, medium polypeptide a, producing the protein MSYPVDTIGSPFRRAMDTRTSSYSRSGTPSSGFRSQSWSRASPGSNVTASYKRSVNMPVSRAYSSTVLSSADSVDYNQTSILNGDYKRSNEKEQLQGLNDRFVVYIDKVHYLEQQNKQIEAEIQALRQKQVSRSQLGDLYDQELQELRSVLEQIHHDKAQIQIDTDHIEEDIHRLRDRFDEEARIREETEAIIRVLKKDMGDSELVKSELEKKVQSLQDEIAFIRNNHEEEVSDLIAQIQASQVTVERKDLQKTDITEALREIRCELEGHSNQNLQQVENWFMCRYSKLTEAAEQNKDAIKSARDEISDYRRQLQSKTVELESVRGTRDSLERQLNDIEDRHNSDLASLQETIHQLDNELKSTKWEMARHLREYQDLLNVKMALDIEIAAYRKLLEGEETHFSTFPYRQTITSAKISKPKSETPKLKVQHKFVEEIIEETRVEDDKSDIDEALAEIAQELSATLGGGEDEEDKEGGDGEEAEAEDEEGEEDGGEEGQEEEVISATEAKVSSSTPTKGDEEEEDEGKGGDEDEEGEGGEEGQDEEEGEDEGEKGDDAEGEGEEGAEDEEEVEETVLCSKAPESKASPDKEKAGVEDEAAEEAGAEDEGDEKEEKEDAEKDKKEEDKKVKDEKADDQSEKEVAKAEAPKMEAAKPEAKKEEATKPESLKPGSPKSESPKAQSPKSESPKPASPKSESPKAGSPKAGSPKPGSPKVQSPKSESPKSVSPKPQSPKAESPKAESPKAESPKAESPKAESPKAESPKAESPKAESPKAESPKTESPKAESPKAESPKTESPKAESPKAESPKAESPKAEPPKPESPKAESPKAESPKTEKPDAPKPAEEKSEKKSDSTEDKKIEKKDVAMNGDLDKSPEEETKDEAKEDDVIANGVDDGPGKDDASQKVVITKTVETITTGEDGSKHVTKSITVTETVKEVEEMVQEKVVATKKTEKHSTQSVKEVTEGN; encoded by the exons ATGAGTTACCCGGTGGACACCATAGGGAGCCCCTTCAGGAGAGCTATGGATACTAGGACGAGCAGCTACAGCCGCTCCGGCACCCCCTCCAGCGGCTTCCGCTCCCAGTCCTGGTCCAGGGCGAGCCCCGGCTCCAACGTGACTGCGTCTTACAAGAGGAGCGTGAACATGCCGGTGTCCCGGGCATACAGCTCCACGGTGCTCAGCTCCGCCGACAGCGTTGATTACAACCAGACCTCCATCCTGAACGGAGACTACAAGCGATCTAACGAGAAAGAGCAACTCCAGGGGCTCAACGACCGCTTCGTTGTTTACATTGACAAGGTGCATTACCTGGAGCAGCAGAACAAGCAGATCGAGGCAGAGATCCAGGCGCTGCGGCAGAAGCAGGTGTCCCGCTCCCAGCTGGGAGACCTGTACGACCAGGAGCTGCAAGAGCTGCGCTCCGTGCTGGAGCAGATCCACCATGACAAGGCGCAGATTCAGATCGACACCGACCACATCGAGGAGGACATCCATCGGCTCAGGGATCGCTTCGACGAAGAGGCGCGCATCCGGGAAGAGACCGAAGCTATCATCCGCGTCCTGAAGAAGGACATGGGCGACTCGGAGTTAGTGAAGTCCGAGTTGGAGAAGAAAGTTCAGTCGCTGCAGGATGAGATCGCCTTCATCCGCAACAACCACGAGGAAGAGGTGAGCGACCTCATCGCGCAGATCCAGGCTTCTCAGGTGACCGTGGAGAGGAAGGACCTGCAGAAGACAGACATCACCGAGGCTCTGCGGGAGATCCGCTGCGAGCTGGAGGGTCACTCCAACCAGAACCTGCAGCAAGTGGAGAACTGGTTCATGTGCCGCTACTCCAAGCTCACCGAGGCTGCGGAGCAGAACAAGGACGCCATCAAGTCCGCCCGAGACGAGATCTCCGACTACCGCCGCCAGCTGCAGTCCAAGACCGTGGAGTTAGAGTCCGTGCGCGGGACGAGAGACTCACTGGAGCGGCAGCTGAACGACATCGAGGACCGTCACAACAGCGACCTGGCCAGCCTGCAG GAGACGATTCACCAGCTGGATAATGAGCTCAAGAGCACCAAGTGGGAGATGGCTCGTCACCTGCGCGAGTACCAGGATCTCCTCAATGTCAAGATGGCCCTGGACATTGAGATTGCTGCATACAG GAAACTCCTCGAGGGTGAGGAAACCCACTTCAGCACTTTCCCTTATCGCCAGACGATCACTTCCGCCAAAATCTCCAAACCCAAATCAGAAACCCCCAAGCTGAAGGTGCAGCACAAGTTTGTCGAGGAGATCATCGAGGAGACCAGGGTGGAAGATGACAAGTCCGACATTGACGAGGCCCTGGCTGAGATAGCACAGGAGCTGTCGGCCACActcggaggaggagaggatgaggaggacaaggagggaggagatggtGAGGAAGCAGAggctgaggatgaagagggtgaagaagatggaggagaggaaggacaggaggaggaagttaTAAGCGCTACAGAAGCCAAAGTAAGCTCCAGCACACCCACTAAGggggatgaggaagaagaagatgagggaAAGGGTGGCGATGAGGACGAAGAAGGAGAAGGTGGTGAGGAGggacaggatgaagaagaaggtgaagatgagggagaaaagggggatgatgcagagggagaaggagaagagggagcagaggatgaagaggaggttgAGGAGACAGTTCTGTGCTCCAAAGCTCCCGAGTCTAAAGCCTCTCCCGACAAAGAGAAGGCTGGAGTAGAagatgaagcagcagaggaggctggtGCTGAAGATGAGGGtgatgagaaagaggaaaaggaggacgcagaaaaagacaaaaaggagGAAGATAAGAAGGTAAAAGATGAGAAAGCAGATGACCAGTCAGAAAAAGAGGTAGCCAAGGCAGAAGCTCCAAAAATGGAAGCTGCAAAACCTGAGGCCAAGAAGGAAGAAGCAACGAAACCTGAATCCCTAAAGCCTGGATCTCCCAAGTCTGAATCCCCTAAAGCCCAGTCTCCTAAATCTGAGTCTCCCAAGCCTGCATCTCCTAAGTCTGAGTCTCCCAAGGCAGGCTCACCGAAGGCCGGATCTCCCAAACCTGGTTCCCCAAAAGTTCAGTCCCCCAAGTCTGAATCCCCAAAATCTGTGTCCCCAAAACCCCAGTCCCCAAAAGCTGAATCTCCAAAAGCTGAATCCCCAAAAGCTGAATCTCCTAAAGCTGAATCTCCTAAAGCTGAATCCCCAAAAGCTGAATCACCAAAAGCTGAATCCCCAAAGGCTGAATCTCCTAAAGCTGAATCCCCAAAAACTGAATCCCCAAAAGCTGAATCTCCTAAAGCTGAATCCCCAAAAACTGAATCCCCAAAAGCTGAATCTCCTAAAGCTGAATCCCCAAAAGCTGAATCTCCTAAAGCTGAACCCCCAAAACCTGAATCCCCAAAAGCCGAATCCCCAAAAGCCGAATCCCCAAAGACAGAGAAGCCTGACGCTCCCAAGCCTGCTGAAGAGAAATCAGAGAAAAAGAGCGACTCAACAGAAGACAAAAAGATAGAAAAGAAGGATGTTGCCATGAACGGCGACTTAGACAAGAGCCCGGAAGAGGAAACGAAGGACGAGGCCAAGGAAGACGACGTGATAGCTAACGGCGTGGATGACGGCCCCGGAAAGGATGATGCCAGCCAGAAGGTGGTGATTACCAAGACCGTGGAGACAATCACCACTGGTGAGGACGGCTCCAAGCACGTCACCAAGTCCATCACTGTGACCGAGACAGTGAAGGAGGTAGAAGAGATGGTGCAGGAGAAGGTGGTGGCCACCAAGAAGACGGAGAAGCACTCCACGCAATCGGTCAAGGAAGTGACCGAGGGCAACTGA